GATCTTACCACCCCGTGCATAGGGAGCGAGCAGGTCAACAACCTTGATGCCGGTGGTAAAGGCTTCAACTTTGGTGGACTGGTCTTCAAAGGCAGGGGCTTCACGGTGGATGCCGTACTCTTTTTCGTTGCCGATCGGACCCATTTCGTCAACAGGCTCGCCGATAACGTTCATAATCCGGCCCAGGGTTTTGCGGCCAACCGGTGCGCAGATCTGCTTGCCGGTATCGATCACAGCCTGGCCACGCTTGAGACCGTCGGTGGAGTCCATGGCGATGGTACGAACAGAGTTCTCACCCAGGTGCTGGGCAACTTCAAGCACCAGGTTGTTCTCACGGTCATCAATGGCCGGATTGGTCACTCTCAGGGCGTGATAAATCTCCGGCAACTTACCGGGCTCAAACTCGACGTCAATAACTGCGCCGATAACCTGTGAAATTTTACCGATATTTTGACTCATGGAACCATGTCCTCCTGCGGCCCTGGGGCCTCATATAGTGATTCGTTTGTAATTATCCCTTAATCGATTCAGCGCCTGAGATGATTTCCATCAGCTCGGTGGTAATGGCGGCCTGACGTGCACGGTTGTACTGCAGGGTCAGTTTGCCGATCATTTCTGAGGCGTTCTTTGATGCACTGTCCATAGCGGTCATACGCGCACCGTGTTCACCAGCCACCGACTCAAGCATCGCCTTGAAGATCTGAACTTCGATATTCTTTGGCAATATCTCGGTCAACAGGTCACTGACCGAAGGCTCATAGATATATTCAACACCATTTTCATCAGCGGCGATCTTCTCTTCAGGCTCAATCGGCAGCAGCTGCTGGAAGGTGATATCCTGTGACATAACCGTACGGAACGAGTTAAACAGCATCACAACCTGGTCATACTCTTCTGCAAGGTAACCCTCGATCACATCCTGAGCAAGCATTGCTGCTGCCTGATAGTTGGGCTTGGAAAGCATATTGGCAAAGTTCTTGTAGACCGTATGGCGGCTTTTCAGAAACTCATACCCTTTACGGCCAACCGTCATGATTGAGATCTGATCGAACTCAGCCTGCTTCTCCTTGATGTAACGCTCGCCAGCCTTGCAGAGGTTTGTGTTAAAGCCACCACACAGACCACGATCTGAGGTTACCACAATCAGCAGCAGTTTTTTTGCATCACGCTTTTCCAGAAGGGGATGCAGATTGCCTTCCAGATTACCGGCCAAAGATTGCAGCACTTCACCCATCTTCTGGGCATAGGGACGTGCAGCTACCACGTTTTCCTGTGCACGGCGCAGTTTGGCAGCCGAAACCATTTTCATGGCCTTGGTTATCTGGCGTGTATTTTTTACGGATACAATCCGCTTTTTAATGCTTTTAAGGCTCGCCATGTCTCAAACCGTCCTTGTTTAAGCGGTAAATTCCTTCTTGAACTGATCAAGGGCACTAACCAGCTTGGCCTTCAGGTCATCACCGATTGCCTGCTTCTCACGCAATTCAGTGAGTACATCAGCCTGACGGTTATCAAAGAATGCATACAATTCGGTTTCATACTTCTTGAGAGCGGAAACCGGATAGTCATCAAGGTAGCCGTTGTTGGCAGCAAAAATAACCAGAACCTGCTTTTCGTTCGGAATCGGACGATACTGTGGTTGCTTAAGAATCTCAACCAGGCGCTCACCACGGGCAAGCTGCATCTGGGTTGCCTTGTCAAGATCGGAGCCGAACTGGGCAAAAGCAGCCATTTCACGGTACTGAGCCAGGTTAAGACGCAGTGTACCAGCCACCTGCTTCATCGACTTGGTTTGTGCTGAACCACCGACCCGTGAAACCGACAGGCCGACGTTGATCGCCGGACGAACGCCGGAGAAGAACAGGTCTGATTCAAGGTAAATCTGACCGTCGGTAATGGAGATAACGTTGGTCGGAATGTAGGCGGAAACGTCACCGGCCTGGGTCTCAATGATCGGCAGGGCGGTCAGTGAACCGGCACCGCACTCATCGGACAGTTTACAGGCACGCTCCAGCAAACGGCTGTGCAGATAGAAAACGTCGCCGGGATAGGCTTCACGGCCTGGCGGACGACGAAGCAGCAGAGAGAGCTGACGATAAGCGACTGCCTGCTTGGAAAGGTCATCATAGATGATCAGGGCATGCTTCTTGTTATCACGGAAGTACTCGCCCATGGTTACGCCGGTGTACGGTGCGATGAACTGCAGCGGTGCGGACTCGGAAGCAGTGGCGGCAACAACAATGGTGTAATCCATAGCACCATGCTCGGTCAGCTTGGATACAACCTGAGCAACCGTTGAACGTTTCTGGCCGATGGCAACATAAATACAGATTACATCGCCACCCTTCTGGTTAATGATGGTGTCAACCGCAACAGCCGTCTTACCGGTCTGACGGTCACCGATGATCAGTTCCCGTTGACCACGGCCGATTGGAACCATGGAGTCAATCGCCTTGAGACCGGTTGCCATCGGCTGATGAACCGATTTACGGGCAACGATACCAGGTGCCTTGATCTCCACCTTGCTGAAGGTACTGCTGTTGATCGGACCCTTGCCGTCAATTGGCTGGCCAATGGCGTTTACAACACGACCTACCAGGGCATCGCCAACCGGCACCTCGGTAATCCGACCGGTACGCTTGACCGTATCGCCTTCTTTGATCTCGGCAAATTCACCAAGAATAGCAGCTCCGACGTTATCTTCCTCAAGGTTGAGAACCATACCGGATACGCCGCCGGGGAATTCCAGCAGCTCACCGGCCATGGCGCCGGCCAGGCCATGGATACGGGCAATACCGTCTCCGATCGAGATAATGGTACCGGTTTCCGATACCTCTACCTCTTTGCCATACTCGTTAATCTGTTTCTTGATGATTTCGCTAATTTCTTCGGCTCTGAGTTCCATAGAAGCGTTTACCCCTTCTGTAGTATATCGTGAATCCGTGCTAACTGAGTTTTAACACTGCTATCATAGGCGATATCGCCGATCTGGGTAACAACACCGCCGATCAGCGATTGATCAACCTTTACCTGTGGCACAACCTTCTTACCGGTTTTCTGCTCCAACGCACCTTTAATGGCATTGACCTGGCTGTCATCCAAGGCAAAGGCGGTCGTAATCATCGGACGGATCACCCCAGACTGCTCATCAGCCAGCTTTTCGTAGGTCTCAACAATTTCCGGCAGACAGACAACCCGGTTTTTATCCACCAGCAGCAACAGGAAGTTTGCCACCAGTTCCGAGCATTGCATACGTGCAATCAGGTCACGCATGATCTGCTTTTTTTGATCTGCAGTAAAGGCAGGGTTACCAAATGCGGCCCGCAGTTCTGCATTACCGGCAAAAACCCCGCTCACCACCTTCAGCTCCTGGCTGAAGCGATCAATCAGATCTTTCTCCGAGCCAAGCTGGACCAGCGCCTTGGCATACCGTCTGGCAATGGCGTTATTGATCACAGTTGCACCACCTTCCCAAGGTAATCCTGTACAAATCGGTCATGGTCCGCTTTTTGAACAGCAGCACCAAGTTTGCCACCAGCCAGCTCAACCGCAAGCCTGGCAGCCTCCACACGCAGTTCTGTGCGGGCCTTCAAGACCTCTTGATCAGCAGCCTGAGCGGCCTGTTCTGTAACCTTGGCAGCTGCAGCCTGGGCTTCAGCAACAATACGCTGTTTCTCGGCTTCAGCCTCTTTCAGCATGGCAGCACGCAGCGTATCCACCTCCTGATTGGCCTTTTCAAGCTTCTCAGTATATTCTTTCAGCTTGGCCTCAGCTGTCTCACGAGCCTCACGAGCCTCGCGGAGATTCTTCTCAATCTGCAGCTGGCGCTCAGCCAGTGAGCCCTTTACGTTAGCCTTTTTCAAGGCCCAGATCATAATACCGGCAAGCAGCGCAAAATCGACAACACGCCAGCCGAAATCTTTCAGCTGTGCACCACTATCGGGATGGTGCTCTCCGCCGCCCGAAGCAAGGGCCAGCACAGGAACCAGAATAGCGACAGCAACAGCCAGACCGGAGAGAATTCTTTGCATACGGCGATCATTCTGAATCAGCATGGGCTTACAGACTCCTCCCCAGAATTTTCTCACAAATATCGCCGGACAGGACATCAACCTGCTTTTGCAGCAGGGCACGTGCCTCGGCAGACTCTTTGGCGACCCGCTCACGAATCGAAGCGATTGAAGTTGCAGCATCCAGGCGCGCCTTGTCCAACAACGACGCCTCTTCCGCCTGAGCCTCTTTCACCAGCTCAGCCCGTTTGGCACCGACTTCAGCCTTGGCATCACGCAGACGCGCCTCATACTGAGCCACCTTTTCCTGCACCTGCTGATCCACAGCGACTGCACGCTCACGGGCAGACTGGATCTCCTGCCGCCGCTGGGCCAACAGCGCCCTGATCGGCTTGTACAGAAAGATATTCAGAACAAGAACCAGAAGTCCGAAGTTTACAATCTGGACAGCAAATGCGAGATCGAGATTGATCACGGCCTACCCCTTAACCTACGGTGAATTGTATACTGTATCCCACAAAAACATGCCTGACTGAGTGGTCAGGCGTAAACGCTGGTTAGCTATCATGGTTAAACACAGACTGTCAATCAAAAAAAGCAGCTAATTTGTTGCAGCACCGGATTAAGACTGCAACAAATCAATGATTCGCGTTAGCTCATCAGACGAACTGAAGTGAATTTCCAACGCCCCTTTACCACCACTGTTACGACGAATGGCGATCCTGGTTTGGAACTGTTTCTGCAGCTGCTCCTCCAGAGAAACCATCAAGAGATCAGGCTGACGGGCAGGCTTTTGAACTGCATGTGAGCCACGCTTAAGCTTGTTAACCAGCTCCTCCGTAGCCCTGACACTCAGCATCCTGTGCAGGATTTCATGGCGTGCCTTCTGAACCAGCTCTTCATTTTCAAGCCCCAGCAGTGCCCGGGCATGCCCCATGGAGAGCCGCTCTTCCACCACATCCCTCTGAATATCATCCGGCAAGCGCAACAGGCGCAACGCATTGGTGACCGTTGTGCGGTTTTTGCCAACCCGTTTTGCCACCTCATCCTGAGAAATGCCGAAATGCTCAACCAGCGACTTGTAGGCCTGGGCCTCTTCAATGGCGTTCAGATCTTCACGCTGGATGTTTTCAATCAGGGCCAGCTCCATCACCGCATCTTCGCTGGCCTCACGGATAACCACCGGCAGTTCGCGCAACCCGGCCTTCTGGGAAGCACGCCAGCGACGCTCACCGGCAATGATCTCGTAGTAGCCATCCTTTTTGGTAACTACCAGCGGTTGAATAATCCCTTTTTCTCGGATTGAGGAGGCCAGCTCCTCCAGTTTGTCTTGCGCAAACTGCTTGCGGGGCTGGTTGCGATTGGGCCTGATCTGCTCAATGGGACAGAGAAAATAGTTTTTGTCCTCGGCAACGGACATCACCGGCAACAGTGCAGCCATTCCTTTGCCCAGACCACCTTTTTTAAGCACTGGTCACCTCCCGCTGGATCAGCTCGCGGGCCAGCTGCAGATAGGCAGTAGCACCTTTGGAGGTAATATCGTAATAGATAATCGGCTTGCCGTGGCTGGGCGCTTCAGAGAGGCGAACGTTACGGGGAATCACCACCTCAAAGGCCTCTTTCGGGAAGTGAACCCGGATCTCATCCTCTACATCCTTTGACAGGCGGTTACGGGCATCGGCCATGGTCAACAAAATACCTTCGATCGCAATGCGGGGATTCAATCCCTTTTGCACCAAACGGATCGTATTAAGGATCTGGGACAGACCCTCCATGGCATAGAACTCACATTGCAGTGGAATCAGGACAGTGTCGGCAGCGGTCATGGCGTTCACGGTCAAAAGACTTAAGGATGGCGGGCAGTCAATCAGGATATACCGGTAGCGTTCCTGTAACAGCGACAAGGCGTTCTTTAGTTTCTGTTCACGTCCGGTCTCAGTGGCCAGTTCCAGCTCAGCACCGGCAAGGTCCGCGGTGGCTGGCAGGATATGCAGATAGGGATGACCGGTCTCAACCACCAGCGAGGCTGGGTCTGCCTCATTAATCAACAGATCATAGACCGAATGCTGCAACTGGGACTTATCAACACCAACGCCGCTGGTGGCGTTACCCTGAGGATCAATATCCACCAGCAGGGTAGGCCGCTCGGCAGCAGCCAG
Above is a window of Trichlorobacter lovleyi SZ DNA encoding:
- a CDS encoding ParA family protein; this encodes MSKIICIANQKGGVGKTTTAINLAAALAAAERPTLLVDIDPQGNATSGVGVDKSQLQHSVYDLLINEADPASLVVETGHPYLHILPATADLAGAELELATETGREQKLKNALSLLQERYRYILIDCPPSLSLLTVNAMTAADTVLIPLQCEFYAMEGLSQILNTIRLVQKGLNPRIAIEGILLTMADARNRLSKDVEDEIRVHFPKEAFEVVIPRNVRLSEAPSHGKPIIYYDITSKGATAYLQLARELIQREVTSA
- a CDS encoding F0F1 ATP synthase subunit delta translates to MINNAIARRYAKALVQLGSEKDLIDRFSQELKVVSGVFAGNAELRAAFGNPAFTADQKKQIMRDLIARMQCSELVANFLLLLVDKNRVVCLPEIVETYEKLADEQSGVIRPMITTAFALDDSQVNAIKGALEQKTGKKVVPQVKVDQSLIGGVVTQIGDIAYDSSVKTQLARIHDILQKG
- a CDS encoding ATP synthase F0 subunit B, which codes for MINLDLAFAVQIVNFGLLVLVLNIFLYKPIRALLAQRRQEIQSARERAVAVDQQVQEKVAQYEARLRDAKAEVGAKRAELVKEAQAEEASLLDKARLDAATSIASIRERVAKESAEARALLQKQVDVLSGDICEKILGRSL
- a CDS encoding ParB/RepB/Spo0J family partition protein, with protein sequence MLKKGGLGKGMAALLPVMSVAEDKNYFLCPIEQIRPNRNQPRKQFAQDKLEELASSIREKGIIQPLVVTKKDGYYEIIAGERRWRASQKAGLRELPVVIREASEDAVMELALIENIQREDLNAIEEAQAYKSLVEHFGISQDEVAKRVGKNRTTVTNALRLLRLPDDIQRDVVEERLSMGHARALLGLENEELVQKARHEILHRMLSVRATEELVNKLKRGSHAVQKPARQPDLLMVSLEEQLQKQFQTRIAIRRNSGGKGALEIHFSSSDELTRIIDLLQS
- a CDS encoding F0F1 ATP synthase subunit B family protein; its protein translation is MLIQNDRRMQRILSGLAVAVAILVPVLALASGGGEHHPDSGAQLKDFGWRVVDFALLAGIMIWALKKANVKGSLAERQLQIEKNLREAREARETAEAKLKEYTEKLEKANQEVDTLRAAMLKEAEAEKQRIVAEAQAAAAKVTEQAAQAADQEVLKARTELRVEAARLAVELAGGKLGAAVQKADHDRFVQDYLGKVVQL
- the atpA gene encoding F0F1 ATP synthase subunit alpha translates to MELRAEEISEIIKKQINEYGKEVEVSETGTIISIGDGIARIHGLAGAMAGELLEFPGGVSGMVLNLEEDNVGAAILGEFAEIKEGDTVKRTGRITEVPVGDALVGRVVNAIGQPIDGKGPINSSTFSKVEIKAPGIVARKSVHQPMATGLKAIDSMVPIGRGQRELIIGDRQTGKTAVAVDTIINQKGGDVICIYVAIGQKRSTVAQVVSKLTEHGAMDYTIVVAATASESAPLQFIAPYTGVTMGEYFRDNKKHALIIYDDLSKQAVAYRQLSLLLRRPPGREAYPGDVFYLHSRLLERACKLSDECGAGSLTALPIIETQAGDVSAYIPTNVISITDGQIYLESDLFFSGVRPAINVGLSVSRVGGSAQTKSMKQVAGTLRLNLAQYREMAAFAQFGSDLDKATQMQLARGERLVEILKQPQYRPIPNEKQVLVIFAANNGYLDDYPVSALKKYETELYAFFDNRQADVLTELREKQAIGDDLKAKLVSALDQFKKEFTA
- the atpG gene encoding ATP synthase F1 subunit gamma; the protein is MASLKSIKKRIVSVKNTRQITKAMKMVSAAKLRRAQENVVAARPYAQKMGEVLQSLAGNLEGNLHPLLEKRDAKKLLLIVVTSDRGLCGGFNTNLCKAGERYIKEKQAEFDQISIMTVGRKGYEFLKSRHTVYKNFANMLSKPNYQAAAMLAQDVIEGYLAEEYDQVVMLFNSFRTVMSQDITFQQLLPIEPEEKIAADENGVEYIYEPSVSDLLTEILPKNIEVQIFKAMLESVAGEHGARMTAMDSASKNASEMIGKLTLQYNRARQAAITTELMEIISGAESIKG